The Nostoc sp. PCC 7524 nucleotide sequence GATTCTGTCTTCTACTGCTAACCTCACACCATTATCACCAGAGCGGATATTTTGGCGATAACCGCGTATAGACTGTCCACCTCCAATTACGAATTGCTGGGAGGGTAATAAACTGTCTGGTGTGAGTTGCACATCTGCTTGGATGAGTAACAAGTTATCATTGCTTAGTCGTTGCGATCGCTGGATTTGACCTAGCCAACTAAAAAAGCGACTATCAGGTCTGGAGCCTGAGTTAATTGTGGCATCAAATATGCCGATACCAAAGTTAAATTGCGATCGCATAAACCAAGCGCCTTGAAGATCGCGCTGCAAATAGTCTTGACTAAATTTAATTACACTGGTACGACTCACCCCATTGTCATCAGGGCCAATGCCAAAGGGGGTGGGGAGTCGATCAAACAGAAAAGTTTGACCTTCTTGATAAGTAAATCCTAATGATAAGGCAAACTCTTTGTTTGGCGATCGCAATAGGGGCTGACGATAATTAATTTCATACAAATCCTGCTCACCCTGGATATTTAATGCCTTAAATGGTGGCTCAGTGATTTTGCTGCTACTAGGTGCAACTCGGACTTGCACGGTTCCGTTCATCGCATTCACGGGTATCTGATAGCTAAAATCAAAGGACTCAGAACCACCTGTGAAGGTACGGTAATAAGCACCTGTGAGTAAATCCCCAAATCCAGTTAAGTTGCGATAAGCCAGTTCTACCCCGAATCTTTCACCACCAACGCTAGGAGGTGAATAGTTATCAATCAAGACGTTACTGGTAAACGATTGAGCCTCTTGTACTCTGACAATTAGCAAACTTTGTCCTACTTGACCAGTGGGACGGAGGCTAGCTTCCACATTGGTAAATAGGGGATCGAGTCGTAGTAATCTCAGTTGCTCCTCTAGCTTAATGCCATTGAGAGGTACACTAGCACCGAGTTGAATGCGACTGCGAATATAAGCAGGGTTGACGCGTTCTGTGCCTTGAATATCAATGTCTGCCAATCGCCCTTCAATCATCCGCAGTACCAACACACCATCTGTAGCACCAGGTGGTGGACTTACAGGAATAGCTCTGGAATTGAGATAATTCTGATTTAAGTAAAGTTGAGTCACAGCATCAGCTGCTTTTCTCACTTCTTCGGGAGTCAATTCCCGCCCTTCAAAGGGTTTGACTACAGGTGCGAAGTCATTTTGATTAAAGACTGTGCTGTCTATCACCTGAATTTGACGTACAAAAAACTTTTCTGGAAATGCTGGTGTTTCTACTGCTGGTGTTTCCGGTGATTCTGGCTCAGGAGGGGTAGCATCTGGTGCTTGTACTAATGCAGGTGTGGGGTGATAGTTATCACTCTCCAATTTAGGGAGGGAGTTATTAATATCACTTGCTAGACTACGCTGTCCAGTGACCATTAATAGACAAACCGTAGGCAAAATCAATAGCAAATTAGACTGGTAACTATGAAAATTGCCAATCTTTTGCCTGGGGACACAACGGGAAGCAAAATTGGCCAGTCTTTGCTGATTATGGCATTCAGGCGGAGTACCAATCTTTGTTCCTTTGCTCATGTCACCTCTGTGGGATGGATTAATTGCACAAAATGGCTGATGTTGATTTTGGCATATGCGGTTGCTGCCTGCGTATCTAGATAGCATATTTTTAACAATTGCTTTTAAAAAGATTTGTAACTAAAAAAGATCATTAAGTAGTAATTTCTCGTAAAAGTGATGATACCGCATTATATTCTGGTAGTAGCTAAAAACCTGGGAGTAATTCCATGTCACCACTGATCTCCATTGTTATCGTTAATTACAATCGGGAACGTTATATTGGGGAAGCGATCGCCAGCGTCTTACAACAGACCTGGCAAGATTTAGAGTTAGTGGTGTGGGATGATGGCTCTACAGATGGGTCAGTGGCGATCGCTCAAAAGTATGCCCAGCAAGATAGACGCGTGCGGGTAATAGCAGCACCCCATCAAGGAACTGTGAAAGCCCGCCAAGGTGCGATCGCTCAAACTCAAGGAGCTTACCTGGGTTGGGTAGATAGTGACGATATCCTAGCGCCTACCGCTTTGGCTCAAACCGCCGCCGTTCTTCATCGTCACCCAGAAGTTGGATTAGTTTATACCGATTACATAGATATTAATCCTGATGGTCAAGTGCTGGGCTATGGTCATCGTTGTCGGATTCCCTACTCTCCCCAAAGGCTGTTGGTAGATTTTATGACCTTCCAATTCCGCTTATTGCGGCGTTCAGTTTATGAACAGGTGGGGGGTGTGCATATATCCGCTTCTGACTATGCCTATGATTATGATCTGTGTTTGCGACTTTCCGAAGTAACGCAAGTGCGGCGGGTGAAACAGCCGCTTTATCTGTGCCGCATTCACAACCAAAGCATCTCTGCAACTAACAGAACAGAGCAAATTCTTTGGTCACAAAAGGCGATCGCTCAAGCCTTGCAACGGCGGGGACTGGCTCATCAATGTCGCATTGACGTAGAATTACCCGCAGGTCGCTTCATCTTGCGGCGTAAGCCAACCTTGGGAACAACTCTCGCCAATATTAAGGGTGTGTTTGCCCAAACTACAGTCTGTGCAGGTATAGCCGGCTTAGGAATGTTGTCGTTATGGGGAATGAATACGGAGATAGCCCAAGCTCAACAGATTCTTCCCGCCGCCGATGGTACAAATACCATTGTCACACCCAACGGTAACAGAATTGACATTACAGGTGGCACAACTTCCAGCAATGGTCTGAACCTCTTCCATAGCTTTCAACAGTTTGGAGTCAGCCCCGAACAAATAGCCAACTTTCAAGCCAATCCCGCCTTGCAAAATATTCTGGGGCGGGTAACAGGTGGTAATGCTTCGGTTATCAATGGCTTAATCCAGGTGACAGGGGGCAGTGCTAACTTATTCTTGATGAATCCCGCCGGATTTATTTTTGGTGGTAATGCCAGTTTAAATGTCTCAGGTGCGTTTACAGCCACCACTGCCAATGGTATAAAATTTGGCAATGATTGGTTCAATGCTGTCGGTAATAATAACTATGCCAACTTAGTAGGCAACCCCACCGGATTTGCCTTTACCATGAATCAGCCAGGGGCAATCATCAATGCTGGTAACTTGGGAGTAGGTACTGGGCAGAGTTTGAGCTTATTGGGTGGGACAGTAGTTAATACTGGACAACTCTCAGCACCAGCCGGACAGATTGTTGTTACCTCCGTACCTGGGCAGAATTGGGTGCGCCTCAGCCAACCAGGAAATATCTTGAGTTTGGAATTGCCAGCACTAACGCCGGATAGTAGCCAACCCAACAGTTGGACAGTGGCGATCGCATCTTTACCAGAATTGCTCACCGTCGGTAACACTAACACAGGTTTAACTACTAACCCTGATGGTAGCGTGAAACTGACCAACTCCAATGTCACCATCCCCACCACCCCAGGCACAACTATTGTGAGTGGAAATGTCAATGTTTCCGGGGAAACAGGCGGAACAGTTAATGTTTTGGGGACAAAGGTAGGTTTAGTTGACGCTAATATTAACGCCTCCGGTACTAATGGTGGTGGGACTGTGTTAATTGGCGGCGATTACAAAGGCGGCGGTACAGTACCCAACGCAACGCAGACATATATTAATTCCAATACCGTTATTAACGCCGATAGTCTGCAAAATGGCAACGGTGGACGCGTGATTGCTTGGGCGGATGATGCCACACAGTTTTTTGGTAACATTTCAGCCCGTGGTGGCGCAAATAGCGGCGATGGTGGTTTTGTCGAAGTATCCGGTAAGAATTTCTTGACTTTCCAAGGACAGGTAGATGTTTCTGCCCCCAACGGTCAATTTGGTACTTTATTATTAGACCCCAGTAGTTTAACTATCATCGATGCCACATTTGGAGGAACATTCGATGCTACTTTTAGTGGCAGTATTTTAGCTGACACTCCTGATATTGGTGCAAATACTATTTCTTGGGGGGCGCTAGTAAGTCTCGGTAGTGGTGCAAATATTAACTTAGAGGCCACTGGTGATATTACCATCGACAACATCACGGGCGTTGTGTCAGGTGAAAACAATTTAATTACATTAGATTCAAGTAATAGCGGCAGTTTTACCCTAAATTCCACTAATGGTGCAGTTAGATTTGTTGATACCAATGACACCATCGCCACAAATGGGGGAGCAATCAATATTTCTGGGGCTGGTGATATCTTGCTGGGTAATATTATTACTACTGGTGGTGGCTATGCAAGTAATATTACAGTCACCAGTAGTAATGGTAGTATCAATACAGGCAACCTGCAAACCCGACCCAGCGATAGTCCAGCATTCAGTTCTAACGAGTATGGCAATGTGAGTTTATCTGCATTTGGTAACATCTCTACTGGCAATATTATTGCTAGTGGTGATGGCTATTCTCCGGGTAACATTACAGTTAACAGTAGTAATGGTGCCATCAACTTAGGCAACCTTGACACTAGAAGTATTTTTGAAGACGGCACCATAACATTTATTTTTGATGATAGTGGTGATGTTACATTATCTGCAAGTGGCAACATTTCAGTAGGTAATATTATTGCTAGTGGTGATGGCTATTCTCCAGGCAATGTCAGCGTAGACAGTAGTAATGGCAACATTAATATAGGAAATCTGGATACCAGCGTCATCAACCAGTCTGACGCTACAGCTGGAACAGTAACTTTGAGTGCCGCAGGTAATATTTTTACAGGTGATATTAATTCTTATTCAGATGAAGGTTTTGATAGTGGTCAAGGTGGTGCAGTAGAGATCACTACATCAGGAGGTAGCATTACCACAGGTGATATTAATTCTTATGTCTTCAAGAATATTGGTGGTGACTTTACAGGAACAGGTGGTCAAGTTACCCTAACGGCTAGTAATAATATTATTGTTGGTGATATTGATGCTTCCGCAGAAGTTACAGAAATTGATGGGACGGCTGAAGCTATAGGTGGCAATGTTACCCTCCAGACAACTAATACTGCGGGCAGTATCATCCGTTTTAATAGCATTAACACCAGTGCCACAACAGACGAAGACAGCAGTATTCAAGCTGGTAATGTAGAAGTCCTAACCAACGGGTTAGTACAAGGAACAGGTACAGGTAATACCATCAACACGGGTGAATTCTACTTAGTATTTGATGAGATTGAGCAGGTTCCTTTCACTACTCCACTTAGTAGTGGTGGTACAGTCACCATTCAACACGATGGTGGGCCGGGTAATGTGCCATTTACTGTAGGTAATAGTAGTATTAATGGCACAGCAGGAGCAATTTATGCTGGTAGTGCTTCTAACAACCTATCTTCTGGTAGTTTCCCAGTCTTGCCTACTGGTGGAGAAGCCAGTGGTACACCCAGTAATATAACTATTAGGTCTGTTAACACACCGCCTACACTAACCGCAAATTCCCCTATCTCCTTAAATGCTCAACCAGGAGTACCCTTTAACTTTACGTTTACAGGCAGCGTTGGGGATGTCAATATCGATAACACTACTGTTGAGATTGTTTCTATTTTGCCTGGGGGGATATTGAGGCGAGGCAATACAGTATTAGAACCTGGAAACACGATAACTATAGGCGAAACGTTAAATTTTACGCCACCAGAAAATATCACTACTAGCGGGAGCATTCAGGCTTTTACCGTTAGAGCTAGTGATGGGGTTTCTGAGTCAAATGTTATCCCTGTAGCAGCAGGCATAGAAGTCACTCCACCACTAGACAATTGCCAAATTTTGCCGTCGGCTTGTAAACCAATAAATGGTAATGGTAATAAGAAGGATGTAGTTATCAATGGCGGTACATATACACCCTATCCAGAAGACAAATTTACTGATAAGTTTGCTAGCCAATTAGGTATATCTAGACCTAAAGTCAAAACCACAGAAGATGCGATTGATTTGGTTCGCCAGATAGAAAAAGCGACTGGTGTGAAACCTGCCTTAATTTACCTCAGTTTTGTACCTGTGGAAATTGCACCCAACACAGCTACAGGGAACACCAAATCTAATAAAGTTTTGGACACCGTAGGCGAGAGCGATCGCGATCAGTTAGAAATAGTAGTAGTTACCGGTCAAGGTAATCCCATCCGTAAGCGTGTCCCCAGCGCCACTAGAGCTAAAGTTTTGCAAGTAGCGCAAGAATTTCGGGATCAAATCGTCAATCCCCAAAACCGCCGCACCACGGGTTACTTACAGCCATCTCAGCAACTTTATAGTTGGATAATTGCACCAATACAGCAGGAATTACAGGCGGAAGGAATTGATAACTTAGTCTTTTTGCCAGACGTGGGCTTACGTTCCACGCCAATGGCAGCTCTCCATGATGGGAAACAGTTTCTTGTAGAACAATATAGCCTGGGCTTGATGCCTAGTTTGAGCTTAACTAACACCGCTTATACCGACATTAAACAATCCCAAATTTTAGCTTTGGGTATTTCTCAAAGCACTCAGGGACAACAACCATTACCAGCTGTTCCCGTTGAGTTATCAACTTTAGTCTCTAAACTTTGGCCTGGCAAGTTGTTGTTAGATCAGCAAGCGACATTAGAAAATCTGAAAATGATTCGTCGCCAACAACCTTTCGGCATTATTCATCTAGCCACCCATGCCGATTTTATTCCAGGCCCCTTGAGCAATTCCTATATTCAATTATGGGAAGACAAATTACACTTAAACCAACTACGGCAATTAAGATTGAATGAACCCCAAGTTGAGATGATGGTGCTGAGTGCTTGTAGAACCGCTTTAGGTGATGAAGAAGTAGAAATTGGGTTTGCAGGTTTAGCTGTACTAGCAGGTGTGAAAACCTCTATTGCCAGTATGTGGGCAGTTAATGATACTGGTACGGCGGCTTTGATGACGAAATTCTATGAATCTCTCAGAACTGCTCCCATCCGTGCAGAAGCCCTGAGAGACGCTCAAATGGCTATGGTAAAAGGACAGGTTTTCATCAAAGATGGGCGGGTGCAAGGTTTAGAAACAGTTCCCAGTATACCTTTACCTGCTGAGAGTATTCAGGAAACTGATTTAAAACTCACCCATCCTTACTATTGGGCAGCATTCACGATGGTAGGTAATCCTTGGTAGCTCTTAACTTGCGGTTAAAAATTCATGCCTAATTCTTTCCTTCTTTAAGTAATGAGTAATGGGTAATGAGTAATGAGTAATGAGTAATGGGTAATGAGTAATGGGTAATGAGTAATGAGTAATGAGTAATGGGTAATGAGTAATGAGTAATGAGTAATGGGTAATGGGTATTTACTCATTACTCATTTAATTTGGTTCACCGATGATCACATCAAAACTGTATGAATAAAAAATGGGTAAATCTCATCAAAGTCAACAGCCTACACCTACACCCCTAAAATATACTTATTTCAGATATAGCAATAAGTTCAAACCGGGGATAGTGCGGGAAAGTGTCCACAAAACTAGGGTGATGTAGAGTAACCCTAAACTCCACTGATACCAAGCTAGTGTGGAAATGATTCCTGGTAGGTGTTCGTCTCTAAGGCGGATGTCGTTAAATCCTAACCTGACTAGGTTATTGAGGCTAAAGTCATAGTAGTTGAGCCAGTTCCAACGGCGATCGCATAATAGGGGCATATATCTTTCCCGAAATATTTGATTTCTGGGGATGACTGGTAAACGCCCAATGAGTAACCGTAACTGGCGAAAGGTTCCGTCTTCGGTGAAGTAGGAAACATTCATTAAGTCGTGATAACGCCCTTGTTTGTACAGGCGGATTAATAACATTAAGGGTAATGGCATGATAATTGTGACAAGACATCCCAGTGTCAGCCAAGGTTGAGCGGCATTGCGGAAAATGGCTAATAAGCTGAAAAATGTTAAACAGCTAAAACTGATGAGGATAGCAATGGTTTCATAGGATGTGGGAATGATGGGTGTAGGATGCAGACGACGACAGCGATCTACTAACCAAAACAGTAAACCAAAGTAAGCGATCGCTACTCCTCCCACACCGAAAACTAGCCACAAGTTTGTGCCGTAGCCGCTTAACAATAACAATACACTCAATACTAACCAAGTCCAAGCTGTAAGTAACCAGTTACCAACTGTCAAGGGTTCGGCAAAGACTAGGCGATCGCTGAGTTGGTTGTATGTGGCTAAATCGATATCTGCTAATGTTAATAATTCGTTGCTGTTGCGAAATGGTTTTACGGCTCGACGTTGGGCGATCGCTTTTACTTGAATATCAGAAAAACCCAACTTGAGCAAACTTGTAAAAGTCGCACGATTAATATTTATCCCTACTAATTCACGAGTCAATTTATCCAGTCGTAATTGTTGTTTGATATACTCCAATTGATTCGCATCAGCTACTTGTTGCTGTTGCCGGAAGTTCTGCCCCAAATTTCGCAAAACATTTTGATTACCTGCCAATGTGGGGACACTAAATATTTTACCAATCTGTCCTGGATTCCCTAAAATTTTGGCTTGATTTGAATTAAATGTCAATCCAGGAACATTTAAAAATGCTTCTCTAGAAAATAGCACATCACTAAAATCAGCTTGGTTGAGAATGCTAGCACTCCGCATATCTACAGGTTGATTAAATAGCACTTCTCGAAAGATGACAGCTTGTTCAAATGTTGCTTCTTTTAAGAATAGAAATTGATTAAAACTAGCTTTTGCAAACTGTGCTTGATTATTAAATATCACCTCAGAAAAATCTGCATTTCCTTGCCACTGGACACTATTAAATTTGGCTAATTGCTGAAAATGAGCTTGATTAAAGTCGGCATTATTCACAAAAATGCTATCATGAAAATCAGCATTTTCTTGAAATTGTGTTTGTTTAAAATTAGCTTTATTAAAAAAAACGCTACCCGAAAAATTACTTACTTGGCGGAAAATGGTAGATTTAAAACTCACAGGACGACTAAATCTGGCTTCACTCCAGTTATTTGTTTGCAGAAATGTAGCATTTTGAGCATCTACAGTCTGAAGAAAAAATGTATTAGCAAATCGCACTTCACCATTAAAGCGAGTATGTTCTAGTGTCAAAGCACCGCGAAAAACCGTCACTTCACTAGATACTGTTGACTGCGTATTTAAAAGGGAGCGACAATCTTTAGAGTTGAGAAAATTAACCGCTAAAGATTGCAAGCAAACTAAACGTAAGCGTTCTAATTGTTCTTGTTCTGGGGCAGTGAAAATCGGAGCGATCGCTTGAGCATATAAAGGTGTTCTTAACCCTAAATCGCTGCCAATAAAATCTCCTTGAATCAAGGAATAACTCAAGTCTAATCCTAAAGGTTTAGCTCCAGTTTTTTGCAATTCTTTGCGGAGCATTTGATAAAAGGCATCACGAAAACTAGCATTTTCTGGACGCAAATCAATCACCATTTGCCGCAAGTCTACAGTTAAATTCCCCTCACGCAGGGTAGGTGTATGTAGTCGTTCCTGCAACAGTTCTAAGGTTAAGGGTGTGCGTTCTGGTTGTGCAGGTGCCGCCCACGTTGGTAGGGGAAGTAAAAAGATTAACAATGCACACACAGCAATTAGTAACCAAGCTTGTTTGCGCCAGATGCTGAGGTGGGGTTTTATACTACGTCGAAAACAGAATCTATCCAAGTCTACTGTGTATTGTTAATCGGCAGAATAATTTTAACTGCGATCGCTCTCATTGCCACTCAAAACTACTTTTTTACGCTAATATGATAACGATTCTCATTCCAGATTGATATGGTCAGTTCCTTAACCCAGTTCCAGAAAGACTTAAGCCAGCACGATAGTGAACAACTTACACGGATGCGTCACACCTGCGCCCATATCATGGCAATGGCAGTGCAGAAGCTATTTCCAGGGACTAAAGTAGCAACTGGCCCCGTCACAGAAAATGGATTTTACTACGACTTCAATTGTCCAGTTAGCATCACTCCCGATGACTTGGAAAAAATCGAGGTAGAGATGCAGCGAATCATCCAAGCCAATCTCCCTATTATCCGTGAAGAGGTACAAAGGGCAGAAATTCGCGCCGAAATTGTCGAATTAAACGAACCTTACAAATTAGAAATTTTAGAACGCATTCCCCCAGAACAGACAATTACCCGCTACTTTATTGGTAGCCCCGAAATTGGTAAACCAGAAGCTTCTTTATTTATTACAGATGTGCAACCAGCAAGTCACTATTGGTGGGACTTATGTGCAGGGCCGCATATTAACTTTACAGGTGAAATTGAGCCTGACGGTTTTAAATTGTTGAATATTGCCGGTGCTTATTGGTTAGGAGATGAAACTAAACCCCAATTGCAGCGCATTTATGGTACAGTCTGGGAAACTAAAGCAGCACTACAAGCTTACCTCCAACAAAGAGAAGAAGCCTTACGTCGTGATCATAGAAAGCTAGGTCAAGAACTAAACTTATTTAGCATTCAAGAAGAAGCTGGTGGGGGTTTAGTTTTTTGGCATCCCAAAGGCGCGAGTATTCGCTACATCATTGAAGATTATTGGCGACAAGCACATTTAGCATCTGGTTATCAATTACTCTACACACCCCATGTAGCCAACCTCGATTTATGGAAAACATCAGGTCATTTTGATTTTTATCAAGAGAATATGTTTGACTCAATGGAGGTGGAAAATCAGGCTTATCAAATCAAGCCGATGAATTGTCCTTTTCATGTTCTCACATACAAACATCAGCTACATTCCTATCGAGAATTGCCATTAAGATGGGCAGAATTAGGCACAGTTTATCGTTATGAACGTTCTGGTGCGTTACATGGTTTGATGAGGGTGAGAGGATTTACCCAAGATGATGCTCATATCTTCTGTTTACCTCACCAAATTGCTGAGGAAATTTTAGGGGTTTTAAATCTCACAGAGAAAATTTTATCAGACTTTGGTTTTAAAAATTATGAGGTAAATCTTTCCACTCGTCCTGATAAATCAGTAGGCAATGATCAGGTATGGGAATTAGCAACTTCAGCTTTAAAAGAAGCTTTGGATACTAAAGGCTGGAATTATGTTGTTGATGAAGGTGGGGGAGCTTTTTATGGTCCGAAAATTGATATTAAAATTCAAGATGCTATTGGTCGTTTGTGGCAATGTTCCACTATTCAAGTAGACTTTAACTTACCAGAACGCTTTGATATGGAATATATTGCGGCTGATGGTAGTCGTCAACGGCCAATTATGATTCATCGAGCTATTTTTGGTTCTTTGGAACGCTTTTTTGGCATCTTAATTGAAAACTATGCTGGTGATTTCCCCTTGTGGTTAGCACCAGTACAAGTACGCTTATTACCCGTGAGTGATGAGGTAAGAGGATATGCAGAATCTGTTATAACTGATTTACAAAAAGCTGGTTTGAGAGTAGAAATAGACAACAGTGGCGAACGTTTAAGTAAGCAAATTCGCACAGCAGAGTTAGAAAAAATTCCCGTTGTTGCTGTTGTGGGTAAAAAAGAAGTAGAAAATCAAAATTTAAGTGTTAGAACTAGACAAGTTAGAGATTTAGGGGTGATGAGTTTAAGTGAATTGGTACATCGTTTACAAGAAGCTATCATCTCTAAAGATTCGTGAAACAAGATACCCTTTCAAAAGTGGGGAATCGGAAACAACCATTTAATTTAGTAGTTTACAAACATCAAATTGCAATATGAATACTGTCACCGCACCAACTCCAAATTTAATTCCTGATATTCCTAAACGCGGAATGCCTGTTACTATCATCACAGGATTTTTAGGGAGTGGTAAAACTACACTGCTGAATCAAATTCTCAAGAATAAACAAGATTTAAAAGTCGCTGTTCTCGTCAATGAGTTTGGTGATATTAATATTGATAGCCAACTGCTGGTTTCCCTTGACGAAGATATGGTAGAACTCAGTAATGGCTGTATTTGCTGTACTATCAACGATGGTCTAGTTGATGCTGTTTATCGAGTCTTAGAACGAGAAGACCGTATTGATTATATGGTCATTGAAACAACTGGTGTCGCTGATCCATTACCAATTATTCTAACTTTTTTGGGAACAGAACTGAGGGATTTAACTAACCTCGACTCTATTCTGACTGTAGTTGATGCTGAAACCTTTAATCCCGAACATTTTGATAGTGAAGCAGCTTTAAAACAAATTACCTATGGAGATATGATTCTCCTCAATAAAATAGACCTGGTTGCTCCAGAAAAAGTGCAAGCAGTAGAAAGCTACATTCATAATATCAAAAATGGGGCGAGAATTCTTCACACTCAACATGGTGAAGTCCCATTGCCTTTAATCTTAGGTGTGGGTTTAACTCCAATAGATGATTATACTGTTCATGAGGCAGAAGATCATCATCAACATCATCATGATCACGAACATGATCATCAACATCATCATCATGAACACCATCATCACCCACATCACTCCCACCATTTAGAAAATGATGGATTTGTCTCGATTTCGTTTCAATCTGATCAACCATTTGATGTTCATAGATTTGAGAACTTCCTCACCGAAGAAATGCCTCAAGATGTGTTTCGTGCTAAAGGAATTTTGTGGTTTAGTGATAGTGAATTACGCCATATTTTTCAACTAAGT carries:
- a CDS encoding pentapeptide repeat-containing protein translates to MCALLIFLLPLPTWAAPAQPERTPLTLELLQERLHTPTLREGNLTVDLRQMVIDLRPENASFRDAFYQMLRKELQKTGAKPLGLDLSYSLIQGDFIGSDLGLRTPLYAQAIAPIFTAPEQEQLERLRLVCLQSLAVNFLNSKDCRSLLNTQSTVSSEVTVFRGALTLEHTRFNGEVRFANTFFLQTVDAQNATFLQTNNWSEARFSRPVSFKSTIFRQVSNFSGSVFFNKANFKQTQFQENADFHDSIFVNNADFNQAHFQQLAKFNSVQWQGNADFSEVIFNNQAQFAKASFNQFLFLKEATFEQAVIFREVLFNQPVDMRSASILNQADFSDVLFSREAFLNVPGLTFNSNQAKILGNPGQIGKIFSVPTLAGNQNVLRNLGQNFRQQQQVADANQLEYIKQQLRLDKLTRELVGININRATFTSLLKLGFSDIQVKAIAQRRAVKPFRNSNELLTLADIDLATYNQLSDRLVFAEPLTVGNWLLTAWTWLVLSVLLLLSGYGTNLWLVFGVGGVAIAYFGLLFWLVDRCRRLHPTPIIPTSYETIAILISFSCLTFFSLLAIFRNAAQPWLTLGCLVTIIMPLPLMLLIRLYKQGRYHDLMNVSYFTEDGTFRQLRLLIGRLPVIPRNQIFRERYMPLLCDRRWNWLNYYDFSLNNLVRLGFNDIRLRDEHLPGIISTLAWYQWSLGLLYITLVLWTLSRTIPGLNLLLYLK
- a CDS encoding CHAT domain-containing protein, which translates into the protein MSPLISIVIVNYNRERYIGEAIASVLQQTWQDLELVVWDDGSTDGSVAIAQKYAQQDRRVRVIAAPHQGTVKARQGAIAQTQGAYLGWVDSDDILAPTALAQTAAVLHRHPEVGLVYTDYIDINPDGQVLGYGHRCRIPYSPQRLLVDFMTFQFRLLRRSVYEQVGGVHISASDYAYDYDLCLRLSEVTQVRRVKQPLYLCRIHNQSISATNRTEQILWSQKAIAQALQRRGLAHQCRIDVELPAGRFILRRKPTLGTTLANIKGVFAQTTVCAGIAGLGMLSLWGMNTEIAQAQQILPAADGTNTIVTPNGNRIDITGGTTSSNGLNLFHSFQQFGVSPEQIANFQANPALQNILGRVTGGNASVINGLIQVTGGSANLFLMNPAGFIFGGNASLNVSGAFTATTANGIKFGNDWFNAVGNNNYANLVGNPTGFAFTMNQPGAIINAGNLGVGTGQSLSLLGGTVVNTGQLSAPAGQIVVTSVPGQNWVRLSQPGNILSLELPALTPDSSQPNSWTVAIASLPELLTVGNTNTGLTTNPDGSVKLTNSNVTIPTTPGTTIVSGNVNVSGETGGTVNVLGTKVGLVDANINASGTNGGGTVLIGGDYKGGGTVPNATQTYINSNTVINADSLQNGNGGRVIAWADDATQFFGNISARGGANSGDGGFVEVSGKNFLTFQGQVDVSAPNGQFGTLLLDPSSLTIIDATFGGTFDATFSGSILADTPDIGANTISWGALVSLGSGANINLEATGDITIDNITGVVSGENNLITLDSSNSGSFTLNSTNGAVRFVDTNDTIATNGGAINISGAGDILLGNIITTGGGYASNITVTSSNGSINTGNLQTRPSDSPAFSSNEYGNVSLSAFGNISTGNIIASGDGYSPGNITVNSSNGAINLGNLDTRSIFEDGTITFIFDDSGDVTLSASGNISVGNIIASGDGYSPGNVSVDSSNGNINIGNLDTSVINQSDATAGTVTLSAAGNIFTGDINSYSDEGFDSGQGGAVEITTSGGSITTGDINSYVFKNIGGDFTGTGGQVTLTASNNIIVGDIDASAEVTEIDGTAEAIGGNVTLQTTNTAGSIIRFNSINTSATTDEDSSIQAGNVEVLTNGLVQGTGTGNTINTGEFYLVFDEIEQVPFTTPLSSGGTVTIQHDGGPGNVPFTVGNSSINGTAGAIYAGSASNNLSSGSFPVLPTGGEASGTPSNITIRSVNTPPTLTANSPISLNAQPGVPFNFTFTGSVGDVNIDNTTVEIVSILPGGILRRGNTVLEPGNTITIGETLNFTPPENITTSGSIQAFTVRASDGVSESNVIPVAAGIEVTPPLDNCQILPSACKPINGNGNKKDVVINGGTYTPYPEDKFTDKFASQLGISRPKVKTTEDAIDLVRQIEKATGVKPALIYLSFVPVEIAPNTATGNTKSNKVLDTVGESDRDQLEIVVVTGQGNPIRKRVPSATRAKVLQVAQEFRDQIVNPQNRRTTGYLQPSQQLYSWIIAPIQQELQAEGIDNLVFLPDVGLRSTPMAALHDGKQFLVEQYSLGLMPSLSLTNTAYTDIKQSQILALGISQSTQGQQPLPAVPVELSTLVSKLWPGKLLLDQQATLENLKMIRRQQPFGIIHLATHADFIPGPLSNSYIQLWEDKLHLNQLRQLRLNEPQVEMMVLSACRTALGDEEVEIGFAGLAVLAGVKTSIASMWAVNDTGTAALMTKFYESLRTAPIRAEALRDAQMAMVKGQVFIKDGRVQGLETVPSIPLPAESIQETDLKLTHPYYWAAFTMVGNPW
- a CDS encoding ShlB/FhaC/HecB family hemolysin secretion/activation protein, translated to MSKGTKIGTPPECHNQQRLANFASRCVPRQKIGNFHSYQSNLLLILPTVCLLMVTGQRSLASDINNSLPKLESDNYHPTPALVQAPDATPPEPESPETPAVETPAFPEKFFVRQIQVIDSTVFNQNDFAPVVKPFEGRELTPEEVRKAADAVTQLYLNQNYLNSRAIPVSPPPGATDGVLVLRMIEGRLADIDIQGTERVNPAYIRSRIQLGASVPLNGIKLEEQLRLLRLDPLFTNVEASLRPTGQVGQSLLIVRVQEAQSFTSNVLIDNYSPPSVGGERFGVELAYRNLTGFGDLLTGAYYRTFTGGSESFDFSYQIPVNAMNGTVQVRVAPSSSKITEPPFKALNIQGEQDLYEINYRQPLLRSPNKEFALSLGFTYQEGQTFLFDRLPTPFGIGPDDNGVSRTSVIKFSQDYLQRDLQGAWFMRSQFNFGIGIFDATINSGSRPDSRFFSWLGQIQRSQRLSNDNLLLIQADVQLTPDSLLPSQQFVIGGGQSIRGYRQNIRSGDNGVRLAVEDRIIVQRDEAGIPSIQLAPFFDMGVVWNQSDNPNKLPQQTFLAGAGLGVLWDNALGIERLSMRLDYAIPFVDLRDRGNNIQDDGFYFRLRYQP